The following coding sequences are from one Geothrix sp. window:
- a CDS encoding SpoIID/LytB domain-containing protein, whose protein sequence is MKLHSVPALVLTLVPAIAAQPPLKIGIDTQATEWIVSLEGGGQVCDRSGKPLLKLAPDEKLRIWWDSRGVSDPAAEYRIQVGKPHASAEAASLMKRLKELGEAPDKVKVPDADTWRVLTGHFREAGEAEPVLQKLQDLGYEELWVASESRSSQPRKGRALYAITDRYERRPLPLAGIWLRPAGELTALQGKGRYRGKVEIHPNAQGRLTVVNTVDLETYLRGVVPKEMGAWEFPSLEALKAQAVAARTYAVANRGKRAADGFDMGDTVADQVYGGRDGEQALTDRAIAETEGLFATYGGKPIQALFMANCGGHTTDVAHVFGGNAPYLSAVSCYPVRPLTLPYASGVAVTAEGQQPWLSWELLRLASVALPPEWLAGERLAKAATPDDLAGPVRILQQRLALEARPLARDGHLVLALARAFGFQRIVEGQERPQDAAYFLPDSLPEDRLLAAFLTRRGVIPASAWAASEPITLRQALQALGRLWQELEPFTPGEGSLLMDRQVRRKRGGPEPLPMAPTLLLAEESPDGSLRLVAKSDIQVGDRLKWIPGEDGPAQVLVRRLDPDGAAWDRYNPTAHWRVEYTEAELLAMVRKRVYVPGIRDLKAEHDGQGRVLDLTLVDTKGAPHRVHGMHIRGLLGLKDNVFRWLTVGQGATRRWIFYGRGWGHGLGMCQTGAYGMALEGATFEQILQHYYPGVHLQRIE, encoded by the coding sequence CTGACGCTCGTCCCCGCCATCGCCGCCCAGCCCCCGCTGAAGATCGGCATCGACACCCAGGCCACGGAGTGGATCGTGTCGCTCGAGGGCGGCGGCCAGGTCTGCGACCGCTCCGGAAAGCCCCTGCTGAAGCTGGCCCCCGACGAGAAGCTGCGCATCTGGTGGGACAGCCGCGGCGTCTCCGATCCCGCCGCTGAGTACCGCATCCAGGTGGGGAAGCCCCACGCGAGCGCAGAGGCTGCATCGCTGATGAAGCGGCTCAAGGAGCTGGGTGAGGCACCGGACAAGGTGAAGGTGCCGGATGCCGACACCTGGCGCGTGCTCACCGGCCACTTCCGCGAGGCCGGCGAGGCTGAGCCCGTGTTGCAGAAGCTCCAGGATCTGGGCTACGAGGAGCTCTGGGTGGCCTCCGAATCCCGCTCCAGCCAACCCCGGAAGGGGCGGGCCCTGTACGCCATCACGGACCGCTACGAGCGGCGCCCCCTGCCCCTTGCCGGTATCTGGCTCAGGCCCGCGGGGGAATTGACGGCCCTCCAAGGCAAGGGCCGCTACCGGGGCAAGGTCGAGATCCATCCCAATGCCCAGGGACGCCTGACGGTGGTGAACACCGTGGACCTGGAGACCTACCTGCGCGGCGTGGTGCCCAAGGAGATGGGCGCCTGGGAATTCCCCTCGCTCGAGGCCCTCAAAGCCCAGGCCGTGGCGGCCCGCACCTATGCCGTGGCCAACCGGGGCAAGCGCGCCGCCGACGGCTTCGACATGGGTGACACCGTGGCCGACCAGGTGTACGGCGGCCGCGATGGTGAGCAGGCCCTCACGGACCGGGCCATCGCCGAGACCGAGGGCCTCTTCGCCACCTACGGCGGCAAGCCCATCCAGGCCCTGTTCATGGCCAACTGCGGCGGACACACCACGGACGTGGCCCATGTCTTCGGAGGCAACGCCCCCTACCTCAGCGCCGTGTCCTGCTACCCCGTCAGGCCCCTGACCCTCCCCTACGCCTCCGGCGTCGCCGTGACCGCGGAAGGGCAGCAGCCCTGGCTCAGCTGGGAGCTGCTGCGGCTGGCCTCCGTGGCCCTTCCCCCCGAGTGGCTGGCCGGCGAACGGCTGGCCAAGGCCGCGACTCCGGACGACCTGGCCGGCCCGGTCCGGATCCTCCAGCAGCGCCTGGCCCTTGAGGCCCGCCCCCTCGCCCGGGATGGCCACCTCGTCCTCGCCCTGGCCCGGGCCTTTGGCTTCCAGCGGATCGTGGAAGGTCAGGAGCGGCCCCAGGACGCGGCCTACTTCCTGCCGGACTCCCTGCCCGAGGACCGCCTGCTGGCGGCCTTCCTCACGCGACGGGGCGTGATCCCCGCTTCGGCCTGGGCCGCCTCCGAGCCCATCACCCTCCGCCAGGCCCTCCAGGCCCTGGGCCGCCTCTGGCAGGAACTGGAACCCTTCACCCCCGGCGAGGGCTCCCTGCTCATGGATCGGCAGGTCCGGCGGAAGCGCGGAGGGCCTGAGCCCCTGCCCATGGCCCCGACCCTGCTGCTGGCCGAGGAGAGCCCCGACGGCAGCCTGCGTCTGGTGGCCAAGTCCGACATCCAGGTGGGCGACCGCCTCAAGTGGATTCCCGGCGAGGATGGCCCGGCCCAGGTGCTGGTGCGCCGTCTTGATCCCGATGGCGCCGCCTGGGACCGCTACAACCCCACGGCCCACTGGCGGGTGGAATACACGGAGGCGGAGCTGCTGGCCATGGTGCGCAAGCGCGTCTATGTCCCCGGCATCCGCGACCTGAAGGCCGAACACGACGGCCAGGGCCGGGTACTCGACCTCACCCTGGTGGACACCAAAGGGGCGCCCCACCGGGTGCATGGCATGCACATCCGGGGCCTGCTGGGCCTCAAGGACAATGTCTTCCGGTGGCTCACGGTGGGCCAGGGGGCAACGCGCCGCTGGATCTTCTACGGCCGGGGCTGGGGCCACGGCCTGGGCATGTGCCAGACCGGGGCCTACGGCATGGCCCTGGAGGGCGCCACTTTCGAACAGATCCTCCAGCACTACTACCCGGGCGTGCACCTCCAGCGGATTGAGTAG